A stretch of the Marasmius oreades isolate 03SP1 chromosome 8, whole genome shotgun sequence genome encodes the following:
- a CDS encoding uncharacterized protein (BUSCO:EOG09264T8I) produces the protein MAPLKLTTKSTKRKPTDDAPTSPSRSKKNKPSTNQKEPSPDPQSSHSDVEEDEKEIELHGLTSDEEDSSDDEIAGPIEGIDITKLPTVAKDDKSVQRRLDKAKRHPTEYRGVIYIGRLPHGFYEDQLKAYFSQFGEVTRLRVSRNKKTGQSKHYAFLEFESSSVAQIVADTMDNYLLMGHILRCKVIPKDEVHPELWVGANRKWRVVPRDRVARVEQSKLRTPEEQDKAVKRLIKRQNEKKRKLEAAGIKYDFDAVAYVRRNPKHLKLHSYDR, from the exons ATGGCCCCGTTAAAACTCACTACAAAATCGACCAAGCGCAAGCCGACCGACGATGCCCCGACTTCTCCGTCAcggtcaaaaaaaaacaagccCTCGACTaaccaaaaagaaccttCCCCGGACCCCCAATCGTCCCATTCTGATGTAGAGGAGGATGAGAAAGAGATTGAGCTTCACGGGCTAACGAGTGATGAAGAGGACTCTTCAGACGACGAGATCGCAGGACCCATAGAAGGAATTGACATCACAAAATTACCGACCGTAGCTAAAGACGACAAATCCGTGCAACGAAGGCTGGATAAAGCGAAGCGGCACCCT ACAGAATACAGAGGTGTCATCTACATTGGCCGACTACCACATGGGTTTTACGAAGACCAGCTAAAAGCGTATTTCTCACAATTTGGGGAAGTTACGAGGTTACGTGTATCAAGGAATAAAAAG ACCGGCCAGTCGAAGCACTACGCCTTTTTAGAATTTGAGTCTTCGTCCGTCGCTCAGATTGTTGCCGACACGATGGACAACTACCTGCTGATGGGACACATCCTGAGGTGTAAAGTAATTCCGAAAGATGAAGTTCATCCTGAGTTATGGGTTGGGGCCAATCGAAAATGGAGGGTGGTACCCAGAGATCGTGTTGCTCGAGTCGAGCAGAGTAAG CTTCGTACTCCGGAAGAACAAGACAAAGCTGTCAAGCGGCTTATCAAAAGGCAaaatgagaagaagaggaagctgGAGGCGGCAGGTATAAAATACGACTTTGATGCTGTTGCATACGTGCGC AGGAATCCCAAGCACTTGAAGCTCCACTCTTATGACCGTTAA
- a CDS encoding uncharacterized protein (BUSCO:EOG09263OXI), protein MSLPQPVPPSWKDLGKSANDLLAKDYPYNTTSLEVKTNTPSDVSFRVFGTNDKGVVNGDLEAKWANKPHGITVTQTWTTSNTLKTLVELENQLAKGLKIDVNTALQPEKGTRSTTVGGIYKQSGVHTRGVLDVFKGPTFTADTVLGRDGFLVGAEAAYNVTEGNVTRYAAALGYNAPEYAVTLHGLNNLKTFTASYYHKVSADVEAGAKAVYDSKATTGGVALEVGAKAYLDPAAFVKAKINNSGVLALGYTQSLRPGVKLGLGLAVDTQKLNDISPSGPSHRVGASFVFES, encoded by the exons ATGTCTTTACCTCAGCCTGTCCCACCCTCCTGGAAg GATCTCGGAAAATCCGCCAACGACCTCTTGGCGAAGGATTATCCCTACAACACAACCTCCCTCGAGGTCAAGACTAACACTCCTTCCGACGTCTCTTTCAGAGTCTTTGGCACCAATGACAAAGGCGTCGTCAATGGTGATCTCGAGGCCAAGTGGGCTAACAAACCTCATGGCATCACCGTTACCCAAACCTGGACAACCTCCAACACCTTGAAGACCTTGGTGGAGCTCGAGAACCAGCTCGCCAAGGGTCTCAAGATTGACGTTAACACCGCCTTGCAACCCGAGAAGGGAACCAGGTCTACTACCGTCGGTGGTATCTACAAGCAATCCGGCGTCCACACTCGTGGTGTCCTGGATGTTTTCAAG GGCCCTACTTTCACTGCTGACACTGTTCTCGGACGCGACGGCTTCCTCGTTGGTGCTGAAGCCGCCTACAACGTCACTGAGGGCAACGTCACCCGCTATGCTGCCGCTCTCGGATACAACGCCCCCGAATACGCCGTTACCCTTCACGGTCTCAACAACCTCAAGACCTTCACtgccagctactatcacaaAGTTAGCGCTGATGTTGAGGCTGGTGCCAAGGCCGTCTACGACTCCAAGGCTACCACTGGCGGGGTTGCTCTCGAAGTTGGTGCCAAGGC TTACCTCGACCCTGCTGCCTTCGTCAAGGCCAAGATTAACAACAGTGGTGTCCTTGCACTTG GCTACACCCAATCCCTCCGTCCTGGTGTCAAACTCGGTCTTGGTCTCGCTGTGGACACCCAAAAGTTGAACGATATTTCTCCTTCCGGTCCCTCCCACAGG GTCGGTGCCAGCTTCGTTTTCGAATCTTAG
- a CDS encoding uncharacterized protein (BUSCO:EOG09261EAB), with translation MMNGRPAVSLKSPPTHHLSSPSPARSTGSESSAIKHTARSRRTKSQEAEKLEEEQDVEERPTTTATMLSPRSSKYERLEGGMGSGKMGNRKRFGWMKFAIGAVVLIGLVWLFGPRQDIKKLPWSTPEEDMDGDNPKTHPSKPNHYHHTPTDDDDFEIHPPPPNSGPNAQPTSFEEDSDPTSTTHCTNPYSPTSSLVQWSLMIDAGSTGSRIHIYKFNNCQRNPSFEYEVFHMIKGGLSDYAGNPEEAAGSLDVLMDEALRVVPKSLQPCTPVAVKATAGLRLLPGSQSADILKAVERRLQERYPFKLHEPDGVVIMDGKDEGVYAWITANYLLDTIRDTTKNEDHPGTYAVLDLGGASTQIVFEPKFSKPDSSLEEGDHKYDLEFLGKKYVLYQHSYLGYGLMKARSRIHQIVEFMASLDPSRERAKEKGLEVFGNPCIAKGMKRDVEIEDARTGGGRNVTMVGDEIGSFDACNRVIELALAKDAICKLKPCSFNGVYQPSLLDTFPSGKVVLLSYFYDRLEPILSGSHARSDSSPPFSEDLIQTSSSSGNPKLSISSISSLARTICEGRPSWDKNLKPSDALMKELEGRPEYCLDLTFMHALLRLGYEFGGEKEVELGKRVEGTELGWCLGATISIVGGADLKCRV, from the exons ATGATGAATGGCCGACCGGCTGTGAGCCTCAAATCTCCACCTACCCACCACCTTTCCTCACCATCACCCGCTCGCTCAACAGGCTCTGAATCGTCAGCTATTAAACACACCGCCCGTTCTCGTCGCACCAAATCACAGGAAGCAGAgaagcttgaagaagaacaagacGTAGAAGAGAGACCTACTACTACCGCTACGATGCTCTCACCTCGGAGCAGTAAGTATGAAAGATTAGAAGGAGGAATGGGGTCGGGTAAGATGGGGAATAGGAAGAGATTTGGTTGGATGAAGTTTGCAATTGGGGCTGTTGTCCTTATTGGGTTGGTGTGGCTCTTTGGACCTCGACAGGATATCAAGAAGTTGCCTTGGTCGACACCAGAGGAGGATATGGACG GTGACAACCCAAAAACACATCCTTCTAAACCAAACCATTACCACCATACACCcactgacgacgacgacttcGAAATCCACCCACCTCCCCCCAACTCGGGCCCTAACGCTCAGCCAACCTCATTCGAGGAAGACTCTGACCCAACTTCAACAACCCACTGCACAAATCCCTACTCCCCAACATCCTCACTCGTCCAATGGTCACTCATGATTGACGCAGGCTCAACCGGTTCCCGTATCCACATCTACAAATTCAACAACTGTCAAAGAAACCCTTCTTTCGAATACGAAGTATTCCACATGATCAAAGGAGGACTCTCAGATTACGCAGGGAACCCCGAAGAAGCCGCTGGGAGTTTAGACGTACTCATGGACGAAGCTCTCCGCGTCGTGCCGAAATCGCTTCAGCCTTGTACACCGGTTGCGGTTAAGGCGACTGCTGGATTGAGGTTGCTTCCCGGTTCGCAGTCGGCGGATATCTTGAAGGCTGTTGAGAGGAGGTTGCAGGAGAGATATCCTTTTAAGCTCCACGAGCCTGATGGGGTTGTGATAATGGATGGGAAGGATGAAGGGGTTTATGCTTGGATTACAGCGAATTACCTGTTGGACACTATCCGGGATACGACGAAGAATGAGGATCATCCCGGCACGTATGCTGTTCTTGACCTTGGAGGAGCGTCTACGCAAATCGTGTTTGAACCCAAGTTCTCCAAGCCGGATTCGAGTCTTGAAGAAGGGGATCATAAATACGATCTCGAGTTTTTGGGAAAGAAATACGTGTTATATCAACATTCTTATTTGGGATATGGGTTGATGAAGGCGAGGTCGAGGATTCATCAGATTGTCGAGTTTATGGCTTCGCTTGATCCTTCGAGGGAGAGGGCGAAGGAGAAAGGGTTAGAGGTGTTTGGGAATCCTTGTATTGCCAAGGGCATGAAACGGGATGTGGAGATTGAGGATGCGAGGACGGGGGGTGGGAGGAACGTGACGATGGTTGGTGATGAGATTGGATCGTTCGATGCTTGTAATAGGGTTATTGAACTGGCGTTGGCAAAGGATGC CATCTGCAAACTCAAACCCTGCTCATTCAACGGCGTCTACCAACCCTCTCTCTTAGACACCTTCCCCAGCGGAAAAGTCGTTCTCCTTTCCTACTTTTACGACCGCCTCGAACCGATCCTCTCTGGATCTCACGCGCGATCTGACTCTTCTCCCCCCTTTTCCGAAGATCTCATCCAAACCTCATCTTCAAGCGGAAATCCAAAACTCTCCATCTCTTCCATCTCTTCTCTGGCTCGAACGATCTGCGAAGGTCGACCTTCCTGGGACAAGAATCTCAAACCTTCTGATGCGCTTATGAAAGAGCTAGAAGGAAGACCGGAGTATTGTCTCGATTTAACGTTCATGCATGCGTTGTTGAGACTTGGATACGAGTTTGGTGGGGAGAAAGAGGTAGAGCTTGGGAAGAGGGTTGAAGGGACTGAGTTGGGGTGGTGCTTGGGAGCTACCATTTCAATAGTTGGTGGGGCAGATTTGAAGTGTAGGGTGTAA